A DNA window from Paraflavitalea devenefica contains the following coding sequences:
- the leuB gene encoding 3-isopropylmalate dehydrogenase has protein sequence MEKNIVVIEGDGIGPEVTRQSVKVLNAIADQFGHTFHYRHCLMGADAIDKTGNPLPDETIEACLNSDAILFGAIGHPKYDNDPSAKVRPEQGLLKLRKSLQLFANIRPVTTYPSLHHLSPLKTKNIEGVDFVIFRELTGGIYFGKKEINEESTRASDDCVYTREEIERVSHLAFRYAQQRRKKLTLVDKANVLETSRLWRKVVQEIAGQYKDVTVDFLFVDNAAMQIIQNPKQFDVVLTENMFGDIISDEASVISGSLGLLPSASMGKGAALFEPIHGSYPQAAGKDIANPLGSILSAAMLLDHIGLPKEAALVREAVEWTLQNGFVTKDIDSINFYFTSTIGELICDYVANRIPDGVNKANIELRKSTII, from the coding sequence ATGGAAAAAAATATTGTTGTAATTGAAGGCGATGGCATCGGCCCGGAAGTAACCCGGCAGTCGGTCAAGGTGCTGAATGCCATTGCTGACCAGTTCGGTCATACCTTTCATTACCGGCATTGTCTGATGGGTGCCGATGCCATTGATAAAACCGGCAACCCATTACCCGATGAAACCATTGAAGCCTGCCTCAACAGCGATGCGATCCTGTTTGGCGCTATTGGTCATCCTAAATACGACAATGATCCTTCTGCCAAAGTACGCCCCGAGCAAGGGTTACTCAAGCTGCGCAAGTCATTACAATTGTTTGCCAACATACGACCCGTAACCACGTATCCGTCTTTGCATCATCTTTCCCCCTTGAAAACAAAGAACATTGAAGGGGTCGATTTTGTGATCTTCCGTGAACTCACGGGGGGTATTTACTTCGGTAAAAAAGAGATTAATGAGGAGAGCACCCGGGCCTCTGACGATTGTGTGTACACCCGCGAAGAAATTGAGCGGGTGTCACACCTTGCCTTCCGTTATGCGCAACAGCGCAGGAAGAAGCTCACGTTGGTAGACAAGGCCAATGTGCTCGAAACCTCCCGGTTATGGCGTAAAGTAGTGCAGGAGATCGCTGGTCAGTATAAGGATGTAACTGTCGACTTTTTGTTTGTAGACAATGCGGCCATGCAGATCATCCAGAACCCCAAACAGTTTGATGTAGTGTTGACAGAGAACATGTTTGGTGATATCATCAGTGATGAGGCCAGTGTTATCAGCGGATCGCTGGGCTTATTGCCTTCTGCTTCCATGGGTAAAGGTGCCGCCCTGTTTGAACCCATCCATGGTTCTTATCCGCAGGCGGCCGGTAAAGACATTGCCAACCCATTGGGCTCTATCCTTTCTGCTGCTATGTTGCTGGACCACATTGGTTTGCCGAAAGAAGCAGCCCTGGTACGGGAAGCCGTGGAGTGGACTTTGCAGAATGGTTTTGTTACAAAAGATATTGACTCGATCAATTTCTATTTCACTTCCACCATTGGTGAACTGATCTGTGATTATGTAGCCAATCGCATACCGGATGGAGTGAACAAGGCTAATATAGAGTTGAGGAAGTCAACGATTATATAG
- the leuD gene encoding 3-isopropylmalate dehydratase small subunit yields MSKAINIIKSTVVPVNIENIDTDQIIPARFLKATSRDGFGKNLFRDWRFNNDDENQPKADFVMNNPVYKGKILVAARNFGCGSSREHAAWAIKDAGFDVVVSSFFADIFRNNSLNNFLLPVQVSEAFLQEIFKAVENDPATEIEVSLEQQTITIKATGAQSTFEINSYKKTCLLNGYDDIDYLLSMRNEIEAFETARP; encoded by the coding sequence ATGAGCAAGGCAATCAATATAATAAAGAGTACGGTTGTTCCGGTCAATATCGAAAACATCGATACCGATCAGATCATTCCTGCCCGTTTCCTCAAGGCTACCAGCCGGGATGGATTTGGTAAGAACCTGTTTCGTGACTGGCGTTTTAATAATGATGATGAAAATCAGCCCAAAGCTGATTTTGTAATGAATAACCCTGTTTACAAAGGGAAGATCCTGGTGGCTGCCCGCAACTTCGGATGCGGTTCTTCCAGGGAGCATGCTGCCTGGGCCATTAAGGATGCCGGATTTGATGTAGTGGTAAGCAGTTTCTTTGCCGATATCTTCCGCAATAACTCGTTAAATAACTTCTTACTACCGGTACAGGTAAGCGAAGCGTTCCTGCAGGAAATATTCAAGGCGGTAGAGAATGACCCTGCTACTGAAATAGAAGTGAGCCTGGAACAACAGACTATCACCATCAAGGCTACCGGTGCACAATCAACATTTGAAATCAACAGTTACAAAAAGACTTGTCTGCTCAACGGGTATGATGATATTGATTACCTGCTGAGCATGCGCAACGAAATAGAGGCCTTTGAAACGGCCCGTCCGTAA
- the leuC gene encoding 3-isopropylmalate dehydratase large subunit, with product MGKTLFDKIWEKHVVRQIEGGPAVLYIDKHFIHEVTSPQAFKGLEKRGLKVFRPQQVVATADHNVPTLNQHLPIKDDLSRNQVQQLIENCKRHDIELYGLGHPFQGIVHVIGPELGVTQPGMTIVCGDSHTSTHGAFGTIAFGIGTSEVEMVMATQCLMQSKPKLMRINVEGELNKGVVSKDIILFIIAQISASGATGYFVEFAGSAIRSLSMEARMTICNMSIEMGARGGMIAPDDITFDYIKGRLFAPGSSQWERKLNAWKELYSDAEAVFDKEIHINAADIEPMITYGTNPGMGMGVTGHIPAENEIDEKEKLSFLKSLNYMGLQPGSGIKGKKVDYVFIGSCTNSRIEDLRLVASFVKGRKKADDVQVWIVPGSRQVEKQAIAEGIDKVFEEAGFQLRQPGCSACLAMNEDKIPAGKYCISTSNRNFEGRQGPNARTFLASPLTAAVAAITGEVADVREYL from the coding sequence ATGGGAAAGACATTATTTGATAAGATCTGGGAAAAGCACGTCGTCAGGCAAATTGAAGGCGGCCCTGCTGTGTTGTACATTGATAAACATTTTATTCATGAGGTAACCAGTCCCCAGGCTTTTAAGGGATTGGAGAAAAGAGGCCTGAAAGTATTCCGTCCCCAGCAAGTAGTAGCTACTGCCGATCACAATGTACCTACCCTCAATCAGCACCTGCCTATCAAAGATGATCTCTCCCGCAACCAGGTGCAGCAACTCATCGAGAACTGTAAAAGACACGATATCGAATTATATGGCCTTGGACACCCGTTCCAGGGCATTGTGCATGTAATAGGGCCTGAACTGGGAGTTACCCAACCGGGTATGACCATTGTGTGTGGCGATAGCCATACCTCCACGCACGGCGCTTTCGGGACCATTGCTTTTGGTATTGGTACCAGCGAAGTGGAAATGGTCATGGCTACCCAGTGTTTAATGCAGAGCAAGCCAAAGCTCATGCGCATCAATGTAGAAGGGGAATTAAACAAAGGAGTGGTGTCGAAAGACATCATTTTGTTTATAATAGCACAGATATCGGCCAGCGGCGCCACCGGTTACTTTGTGGAATTTGCAGGTTCTGCTATCCGCAGCCTTAGCATGGAAGCCCGCATGACCATCTGCAACATGAGCATTGAAATGGGCGCCCGTGGTGGTATGATCGCTCCGGATGACATCACTTTCGATTACATCAAAGGCCGCTTATTCGCCCCAGGTAGTAGCCAGTGGGAAAGAAAGCTCAATGCCTGGAAAGAATTGTATTCCGATGCAGAGGCAGTATTCGATAAAGAGATCCACATCAACGCGGCTGATATTGAACCCATGATCACCTATGGCACCAATCCTGGTATGGGCATGGGTGTTACAGGACATATACCTGCCGAAAATGAGATTGATGAGAAAGAGAAGCTCTCTTTCCTGAAATCACTCAACTACATGGGCCTTCAGCCGGGCAGCGGCATCAAAGGTAAAAAAGTAGACTATGTTTTCATTGGTAGCTGCACCAACAGCCGCATTGAAGACCTTCGACTGGTAGCTTCTTTTGTGAAGGGCAGGAAAAAAGCCGATGATGTACAGGTATGGATTGTACCAGGATCCCGCCAGGTGGAAAAGCAGGCGATTGCCGAAGGCATTGATAAAGTATTTGAAGAGGCCGGCTTCCAGTTGCGCCAGCCCGGTTGTTCTGCCTGCCTGGCCATGAATGAAGACAAGATACCGGCCGGTAAATATTGTATCTCTACTTCCAACAGGAACTTTGAAGGAAGGCAGGGACCCAATGCCCGGACCTTTTTAGCCAGCCCTTTGACCGCTGCGGTAGCAGCCATCACAGGAGAAGTAGCAGACGTAAGAGAGTATTTATAA
- a CDS encoding 2-isopropylmalate synthase gives MPGQKVYIFDTTLRDGEQVPGCKLNTAEKIEIALALEALGVDIIEAGFPISSPGDFQSVHEIGKVIKNAVICGLSRAVQKDIEVAAEALQSAKRRRIHTGIGTSDYHIKSKFNSTREDILQRAAQCVKWARNFTDDVEFYAEDAGRTENEYLARVVEAVIAAGATTVNIPDTTGYCLPHQYGEKIAYLVNNVPNIDKAVISCHCHNDLGLATANSIAGVISGARQIECTINGLGERAGNTSLEEVVMVIKQHSTLGYYTNINAKQLNPLSRLVSDTMRMPVQPNKAIVGANAFSHSSGIHQDGFLKDAQTYEIINPEEVGADGSKIVLTARSGRSALAHRFQKLGFMYTRNDIDVLYDQFLKVADRKKEVEDEDLKGLASQYQAKAAVA, from the coding sequence ATGCCAGGACAAAAGGTCTATATTTTTGATACTACTTTGCGCGATGGGGAACAAGTTCCCGGATGTAAGTTAAATACAGCGGAAAAAATTGAAATAGCTCTGGCCCTCGAAGCATTGGGTGTTGACATCATTGAGGCTGGTTTTCCCATCTCTTCACCTGGCGATTTTCAAAGTGTACATGAGATCGGTAAAGTCATCAAAAATGCAGTCATCTGCGGTCTTAGCCGTGCTGTTCAAAAGGACATTGAAGTAGCTGCAGAAGCCCTCCAAAGCGCCAAAAGAAGGCGTATCCACACGGGTATTGGTACTTCTGACTATCATATTAAGTCTAAATTTAATTCTACCCGGGAAGACATCCTGCAAAGAGCAGCCCAATGTGTGAAATGGGCGCGCAACTTCACCGATGATGTGGAATTCTATGCAGAAGATGCCGGCCGTACAGAAAATGAATACCTGGCCAGGGTAGTGGAGGCGGTCATCGCTGCCGGCGCTACTACTGTAAATATCCCGGATACTACCGGTTATTGCCTGCCACACCAGTATGGCGAAAAGATCGCCTATCTGGTCAACAATGTACCAAATATTGATAAGGCAGTTATTTCCTGCCATTGCCACAATGACCTGGGCCTGGCTACCGCCAACTCCATTGCCGGCGTGATCAGCGGAGCCCGCCAGATCGAATGTACCATCAATGGGCTGGGCGAAAGGGCCGGCAACACTTCCCTCGAAGAAGTAGTGATGGTCATCAAACAACACAGTACACTGGGTTACTACACCAATATCAACGCCAAACAACTGAACCCGCTGAGCCGCCTGGTTTCCGATACCATGCGTATGCCGGTTCAACCCAATAAAGCGATTGTAGGCGCCAATGCTTTCTCCCACTCCTCCGGTATTCACCAGGATGGGTTCCTGAAAGATGCGCAGACCTACGAGATCATCAATCCGGAAGAAGTAGGCGCAGATGGCAGTAAGATCGTGCTGACAGCCCGCAGCGGCCGCAGCGCCCTGGCCCATCGTTTCCAGAAACTGGGATTCATGTATACCCGGAATGATATAGATGTATTGTATGATCAGTTCCTCAAAGTAGCCGATAGGAAAAAAGAGGTGGAAGATGAGGACTTAAAAGGTCTTGCCAGTCAATACCAGGCAAAGGCCGCCGTAGCATAG
- the moeB gene encoding molybdopterin-synthase adenylyltransferase MoeB: MSNHTNITFSKEELARYNRHIIIPEFGLEAQQKLKAAKVLIVGSGGLGSPALLYLAAAGVGTIGIVDFDIVDDSNLQRQVLFGVESVGKPKVEAAKARLQALNPHINLVLYNTQLTSQNALDILKDYDLVADGTDNFPTRYLVNDAAVLLGKPNIYASIFQFEGQVSVFNYRNKEGVLGPNYRDLYPTPPPPGLVPSCAEGGVLGVLPGIIGSLQALEVIKVITGVGDPLAGRFYIFDALNFESRTFNISRRDDNPLNGKNPTITALIDYEQFCGMKAVEKPIKEITATELYDWQVKGEPFQLIDVREKHEYDLVNIGAELIPLATVADNADKFRRDTKVVVHCKMGGRSAKAIRELEEKFGFTNLYNLKGGILGYIDEVQPELTKY, from the coding sequence ATGAGCAATCATACAAACATAACCTTCTCCAAAGAAGAACTGGCCCGTTACAACAGGCATATCATCATTCCTGAATTTGGTTTGGAAGCCCAGCAAAAACTTAAAGCCGCCAAAGTGTTGATCGTGGGTTCGGGCGGTTTGGGCAGCCCGGCATTACTATACCTCGCTGCTGCCGGTGTAGGCACTATTGGCATTGTAGACTTTGACATAGTGGATGACAGCAACCTGCAACGCCAGGTATTATTTGGCGTGGAATCGGTTGGCAAACCCAAAGTAGAAGCTGCCAAAGCCCGGTTGCAGGCGCTTAATCCGCACATCAACCTCGTGTTGTACAATACGCAGCTTACCTCGCAGAATGCACTGGATATTCTTAAAGACTACGACCTGGTAGCTGATGGAACAGATAACTTCCCCACGCGCTACCTCGTCAATGATGCGGCTGTATTATTGGGTAAGCCCAACATCTATGCCTCTATCTTCCAGTTTGAAGGACAGGTATCTGTTTTCAACTACCGTAACAAAGAAGGGGTATTAGGTCCCAATTACCGCGACCTGTATCCCACACCGCCGCCGCCGGGCCTGGTGCCCAGTTGCGCCGAAGGTGGTGTATTGGGTGTGCTGCCCGGCATCATCGGAAGCCTGCAGGCGCTGGAAGTGATCAAAGTCATCACCGGTGTAGGAGATCCGCTGGCCGGCCGTTTTTACATCTTCGATGCGCTCAACTTTGAAAGCCGCACCTTCAACATCTCCCGCCGGGACGATAACCCGCTCAATGGTAAAAATCCTACCATTACTGCCCTGATAGATTATGAGCAATTCTGCGGCATGAAAGCAGTGGAGAAACCGATCAAGGAGATCACCGCTACAGAACTGTACGACTGGCAGGTAAAGGGCGAACCATTCCAGCTCATTGATGTTCGTGAAAAGCATGAGTATGACCTGGTAAACATTGGCGCCGAACTAATACCGCTGGCTACGGTGGCGGATAACGCTGATAAATTCCGCCGCGACACAAAAGTAGTCGTGCATTGTAAAATGGGTGGCCGCAGCGCCAAAGCCATCCGGGAACTGGAAGAGAAGTTCGGGTTTACGAACCTGTACAACCTCAAGGGAGGTATACTTGGGTACATTGACGAAGTACAACCGGAGCTTACAAAGTATTAA